TCATGAGTATCTTTGTCAGCTCATTGTGTTCAATCATTGACAAGAAATGGGCGATTAAAAACGGGTGTTGGGACGGGAATTATGCCCATGCGGCAAAATTCAACGGTCCTGAAAGCGGTAAAGAACCCCTGGCCAAAATCGAGAACGGGACGGGTCCATACACCATTAAGGAATGGGTTCCTTCGGATCGCATCGTGTATGAGCGATTTGACGGATACTGGGGAAAGAAACCGCCCATCAAGACAGGTATTCGAAAATATGTCCCGGAATGGAGCACACGGATGCTTATGATGCAGAGTGGGGACCTTTCGGTGTTGCGCGTTCCGGCATCTCACCTGCCTGAAGTCCAGGAAATGAAGAATGTCCGGTTGGTTGAAACTCCCAGCCTGTTTGTGACAACCGCCTTTTTTTGTCAGCACATCGAAACGGCCGGAAATCCGAATATCGGGAGCGGCAAGCTTGACGGAAACGGTATTCCACCGGATTTCTTTTCAGACATCAACGTGAGAAAGGCGTTTCAGCATTGTTTTGATGCCAAACTGTATAAAAAAGAAGTGACCAATGGAAAAGGTGAAATCCTGACAGCTCCCTTGCCCAAAGGACTTCCGTTCCAGAAAGATGTTAAGGGATATGAATTTAATCTGAAAAAAGCGGCGGAATACATGAAAAAGGCCTGGGGCGGAAAGGTGTGGGAGAAGGGTTTCAAAATGACCATCCTTTATAATACTGGAAATGATATGCGTCAGGCGGCCGCCAATATGATCGCTGAAAATGTGATGAAACTGAATCCCAAATTCAAAATCGAAGTGTCCCATGTGGAATGGAAAGATTACTGGGTTAGATATCGGCAACACATTTACCCGATATTCATCATCGGTTGGTTTGCCGATTTTGCCGACCCCCATAACTTCCTCTACACTTTC
This window of the Deltaproteobacteria bacterium genome carries:
- a CDS encoding ABC transporter substrate-binding protein, whose translation is MNRRKNRRVQWLIALLASAMMVFAFTFSAVAGSKDTFTWASIGTVGTIDPAKAYDDASMETIWNVYETLIWYDGANSEKFIPVLATKVPTVENGGITDGGKTIIFNIRKGVKFHNGDILTPEDVEYSLERAMICDPDGGPMWMLLEALVGTGSTRGSDGKLKPGIVDKIKKAVEVEGDNVVIRMPAPYPPIMSIFVSSLCSIIDKKWAIKNGCWDGNYAHAAKFNGPESGKEPLAKIENGTGPYTIKEWVPSDRIVYERFDGYWGKKPPIKTGIRKYVPEWSTRMLMMQSGDLSVLRVPASHLPEVQEMKNVRLVETPSLFVTTAFFCQHIETAGNPNIGSGKLDGNGIPPDFFSDINVRKAFQHCFDAKLYKKEVTNGKGEILTAPLPKGLPFQKDVKGYEFNLKKAAEYMKKAWGGKVWEKGFKMTILYNTGNDMRQAAANMIAENVMKLNPKFKIEVSHVEWKDYWVRYRQHIYPIFIIGWFADFADPHNFLYTFMSSNGAYGKHMMFRNEEIDRLCDAGIKESRVSERKKIYEKLQELWVKYALGINVIQPVTIRAYPNNVKTKPINSLLASIVLIKDHEIK